Part of the Jatrophihabitans sp. GAS493 genome, TTGAGCATGAAGAACGCCCCCGGCACCATGACCACGACCCAGACCCCGACGATGATCCAGAGCATCTGACGCTGCAGGCGCGGGCCCTTGCTCCAGAAGTCGACGGCGATGATGCGCAGGCCGTTGAGCGCGTGGTACAGGACCGCGCCGACCAGCCCGACCTCCATCAGGTTGACGAATGGGTTCTTGTAGGTCTCGATCACCTTGTCGTAGGAGTCCGGTGAGACCCGCACCAGCGCCGTGTCCAGCACGTGGGCGAAGAGGAAGAAGAAGGTGAGGACGCCGGTGATGCGGTGGGCGACCCAGGACCACATACCCTCGCGACCCCGGTAGAGGGTGCCGACGACCTTGGTCTTGGTGACTGGTTTGCCGTTTGCCTGGTTGGCCGGGAGCTTGACGGCCGGTGCTACCGGACCGTCTGCGACGCTCGACACTGTCTGGGTTCCTCCGTAGCTCACACCGGTGCGCGGAATCCGGCTCATCATGCACATAGAACTTCAGGCCGCGAACCACGTCCTCGGCCTGCAGAAACGCTGGCGTCGGGCCCGAAGGATCACCGTGAGCGACATTGGGGAACTCGCTTAGGCGAAACGGAACCAACAGCTGATGTTAACCCTGCCGCTATCTGCTCGTCAGCGCCTAGGCGATGTGACGATCAGGACACCTGTGAACCCTTGGCCTACCGGCGGGAAACCCGCGCTACCGGCGCTCTGTCCCGCGCAGCGTCGATCCGCCGGCTCTGAACCGACGGTTTCCGGGACGGAGCGCCGAGGGTCTCCGGGGCAGCGTGAGGTCAGCTGGGTCAGCGTTTGCCGGCGTTGGGGCCCCACTTGGCCAGCACGGCGGTCTCCACGATGGTGGCGATCGAGTACAGCACGATCGAGGCCACCACCGAGAGCATCACGATCGTCCAGACGCCGGTGTAGTTGGCCACGCCCTTATAACCGCTGAGCAGCCCGCCAAGGCCGACGAACCCCGACAACCACTCGGCCAGCATCGCCCCGACCACCGCGCCGGGGACCGAGATCCGCACGGCGGCGAAGAAGTTCGGCAGCGCCGACGGGACGCGGACCTTGAGCAGGGCGGTCCGCTCCGAGCCGCCGTTGACCCGGATCACATCCAGGGCCTCGGCCGAGGTGGAGCGCAGTCCCAGCACGATATTCACCAGTGCCGGGAAGAGGACGACGATCGCGCCGATCGTCGCGATGGCTCCCGTGCCGCGCCCGACGATGAGGAGCACCACCGGCGCCATCGCGACCAGCGGTACCGAGCGCAGCAGCATCGCGATCGGCATGAAGGCGAACTCGAAGGGCTTGTAGAGGACGAAGAGGGACGCGATCAGCAGCGCCAGGATGATGCCGACCGTGAAGCCGATGCCGGCGTCGAAGAGCGTCTTCCAGAGCGCGGTGAGCGCTTGGGAGCGGGCCATCTCGGGGGTCATCGTGGTCGGCCGGACGCCGGGTGCCGGATGGTCGGTGAAGAGGTAGTTGTAGACGTCGACCGGAGATTTGCCCACGAACTTCGAGACGTTGAAGACGTTCAGGACACTGATCCACAGGATGGTGAGCACCACCAGGGAGAGCACCACGGTGGTGACGGCGCTGCCGACGCGGCGCAGCATCAGGCCGGCGAACGAGGTCGAGCTCTCCTCGGTGGGCGTCCCCGGCGTGACGACGGTCGTCGGGTCGGGGGTGATCACGGCGGTCACTTGGCCCCCCCGACGTTCTCTGCCGTGGTCCACGGGGTGACGACGCGGGCCAGCAGGCCGACGATCAGATAGCCGATGCCGGCGACCGCGCCGCAGCAGAGCGCGAGCCACCACAGGCGGGCCGCATCGCCGCGGGTCTGCGCCGCGATGAGGGCCTGGCCGACCGAGTTGTCACCGCCTCCGCCCAGGAACTCGGCCAGGATGGCGCCGAGGAAGGCGGCCGGGGCGGCGATCTTGAGTGCGGCGAAGACATTCGGCAGGGCCGCGATGACCTGCACCTTTCGCAGTTGGGCCATCCGGGAGCCCCCGTAGGCGGTGACCAGGTCGAGGCTGGCCTGCGGAGCGGCGCGCAGGCCGATGAGGCAGCCGACCACGGTGGTGAAGAACGGGGCCAGTGACGCGAGGACGATCGGTGCCGCCTGCGGGTGGGCCTGGCCGCCGATAATGACCACGATCGGGCCGATGGCGACCGGCGGCAGGCAGTAGGTGACGATGGCCAGCTGGTTGACCAGCTCCTCGATCGGCGGGATGAGCAGTACCGCAACCGCCATGACGATGGCGGCGAAGTCACCGATCAGGAACCCGTAGAAGGCGGCCTGGATCGTCGGGGTGAAGTTGTGGATCAGCGCCGTCCAGT contains:
- the sdhC gene encoding succinate dehydrogenase, cytochrome b556 subunit, which gives rise to MWSWVAHRITGVLTFFFLFAHVLDTALVRVSPDSYDKVIETYKNPFVNLMEVGLVGAVLYHALNGLRIIAVDFWSKGPRLQRQMLWIIVGVWVVVMVPGAFFMLKHTVETLTGSK
- a CDS encoding ABC transporter permease → MTAVITPDPTTVVTPGTPTEESSTSFAGLMLRRVGSAVTTVVLSLVVLTILWISVLNVFNVSKFVGKSPVDVYNYLFTDHPAPGVRPTTMTPEMARSQALTALWKTLFDAGIGFTVGIILALLIASLFVLYKPFEFAFMPIAMLLRSVPLVAMAPVVLLIVGRGTGAIATIGAIVVLFPALVNIVLGLRSTSAEALDVIRVNGGSERTALLKVRVPSALPNFFAAVRISVPGAVVGAMLAEWLSGFVGLGGLLSGYKGVANYTGVWTIVMLSVVASIVLYSIATIVETAVLAKWGPNAGKR
- a CDS encoding ABC transporter permease, encoding MTMLDPDPSSAIPLGLQPRHRRLTVSLSGMPAWVGGVIGVAIILVIWWIASQTLYTDSHAIPTPSAVFAHFFNSDDWTALIHNFTPTIQAAFYGFLIGDFAAIVMAVAVLLIPPIEELVNQLAIVTYCLPPVAIGPIVVIIGGQAHPQAAPIVLASLAPFFTTVVGCLIGLRAAPQASLDLVTAYGGSRMAQLRKVQVIAALPNVFAALKIAAPAAFLGAILAEFLGGGGDNSVGQALIAAQTRGDAARLWWLALCCGAVAGIGYLIVGLLARVVTPWTTAENVGGAK